The genomic DNA tgggggggaccaactccatattaacgtccatgattttggaatgagatgttcgacgagcaggtgtccacatacttatggtcatggagtgtatatacagtgccttcagaaagtattcacacccattgactttttccaaattttgttgtgttataaagtgggattaaaatgtattaattGCTTTCTAAAAGTGAGAGAAAAGGCTGCAGGCTGGCAGCTGCTCTCCAAACAGTGCTCCACATTGCATTTTAATCGAGATTGGAATCACTTTAGTCAACTTTTTTTTTGCATACTTAACATTTTTGGTCCTGCCATACCCAACAACCCTGAGATACACCTTGTTTGATTATTTTGGCTATGTTTGAGTGTGTTgagtgggttgtgtgtgtgtgtctgtgtgtgcgtgcatgtgtgtgtgtttatttacattacattacattacattatcgGCTATTTCTCTTTTATAACTAAGGTTATCGGTATGTGTTCTGGTCTGCCTGCAGACCTCTCCAGTATGTTGATGACAAACTGGTCCTTGgtctgtgtgacagtgtgtgggtgtgagaaTACAGGAGAGTGGTTAAAGGGATAAACCcctcagagtcagatgaacttgtcgATACCATTTGTCTCTGCGTGCACTTTGAAAGAATTGCTAACTAGAGTTAGCACAAATAAACTGTACTCTTACCCCAACCCTACCCTTAACCCTGATCCTAACcaaaaaacctaaccttaagcctaaccctagctcctaaccctaaaactaaccctagaccctaaccctcaTTTTAACCCttacactaattctaaccttcactctaaaccccctagaaagagaatttgaccttgtggggtccaacaaaatgtccccagtttgtccaatttttgttttgtttactattcttatAATAGTTAaatatgtccacacacacacacacacacacacacacacacacacacacacacacacacacacacacacacacacacacacacacacacacacacacacacacacacacacacacacacacacacaacacacacttccaTTTCCAGGGCAGTCTGACAGAGTAGCCGTTGACATTGAGGTCAACACATtgggctagtgtgtgtgtgaaaacatgTCAAACTATCTTGTGTGAAGAGGACAGGGCAATTCTGCCGTGTGTGTTCACTGTATGTGCTGTGTAAATAGTGCATGTGTctggtttgtgtgtgcgtgtgtgtgtgtgtgtgtgtgtgcaatcacGCTTGTGTGTGCGTTTGCATGTGTGTTCGCATTAGCATCTCGATAGATAAGGTATCTGTGTGAAGTATCTGACCTCTGTTTAACTGTGTTGCTCCAGTCCCATCTCTCTATAGATGAGAACATGTCACGAAGCACTACCACACTCTGCAAAGTGAAAACAACAACCCCAAGGGGACACCCCGAACACAGTGGGATTGACTCCCACGACTGTTTATTTAGGCCATGTCTATTACAGCAACCTCTAAGCCTACTAGCCTATCAAACAAACTACCTTAGGCCTACTTATActtagaagtaggcctataggtaaGCCTTGTAAATATACTTATAATTGTTCGCGCTTTATTCAATTTGTATAGATGACCAATTTCAGAACCAAGTCTGTGACTGTCGCAGACTAGGCTATTGTCTATAGGCCTAAATAACTTAACACCATTCCCTCCCGCACAGCCTAAAACATTGATCTGGTGCAGGAGTGAGctggagggggaaaaaacgaattCGGATTGAAGGACTTAAGATAGCCATTAAAGGCTTTAGCACACAGACCATTCTTCTGTTAACTGGGGGTCATTATAGggtagaaaagaaagagagacctTAACCACTGGGATGTGTCCGGGAGGGGGGGGTAAAATTGGTCATTGGTAAAGAAGCGCAGTGCCAGGAGGGCTAATAAGAGGGCGGGACACAATAATAAGAGGAGGGGTTGGTAAATAACCTCAGGAAAGGGGGCAGGGAAAAGAAAGgtggcagggagaagagacagggatAATAGGTTGAGGATTCTCCTATAGCGATATTGAAAAGAAGTGTTGTGGGGAGATCTCTTTAGCTGCTATTGTTGCGCGACTTTTTTCATCCCGTCCGACTTTCTTTTGTGTTTGGGTGCTGAAAAGTCTGAAGGCTATATAGAGTTATTTGTGCAGTTTCTTCGATTACATGTTGTTTATGTCTAAATCAGTACATTTTCTTAACAGAGGATTGCCGTTTTCTTATTAATACATGTATTACAGGCATACATTAACTAAGTAGCAAATTATAGTGACACTTTATGAACCTTCAGTTCAGTAATTTTAGCACTGGACCAGGTTACTTACCCGCAAAATCGCTTCCTAATTCCGAGACGATATCATCGATCATAACGTTCTACCCAGCAATGAAATTATTTGCGCATCACCTTTCAGAACTCCCTTTTCCCATCCGCGCTCTACGTGTCGATCCCGTACGCGTCCCCACCCCCTTCTCGCGCACGCGCGCCCCTCCCCACCCGCCCTATTCTCCCGCTTGACGACAGCGGGGAGAATCGGACCCTGTGCCACGAAACGTGTCCACGGCAGGGCTGTGGGAAAGTTCGGGAGAGAGAGCACCCACACATTGTCATGGTAATGTTGGTGGGTGGAGGTGTTGGGGGCGCGAGGCTATGGTGcgtaaaagtatatatatatatatatatatatatatatatatatatatatatatatatatatatatatatatatatatatatgtacatgtacCCCTTCTCCAgtgctcctttctccctctctgttgatCTATTCGTTCATAAAATACTAAAACAGTGCAAACTGAGTTTTGTGGGGAACTATTGCTGCAGAAGAGAGGGGCCCACAAGGACACCCCACAAGGACACAGATAGTGTGGACTGTGGAGCTCTCAGTTCGTCAGGTGGTTTGGTGCGTGCGCCTTGCAGCTCGAGGATGACGGCCTTCAACATGGGACACTGGGGAAATGGGCGGGAGAGGAATTTTAGCGCTAAAGAAGAACGAAAGGTAAGCTTGCTGCAATTAAATTGGCCTATATGAAAAAGTTTCGATATGATGCATTTGGGCGTCATTTGAGGAACTGGGTAATACATCAAGTAAAGGGTTGTGCAGGAATTGTGCTTAgtaaaaccattttgcaattaaaACCCTTAATTGCATTGATGCGTCATGTAAATAAATGCATGCATTTTGTACTACCACAGATAATAAGATGCATGCATTGATGCAATGTGCGGAGTTGGTTGAGTTTGCCGACTTTGCATTCACAGGTGGGGGGTGGGTGGCCAAAGAAGGGTTGGCTAGGGTGTTCTTATTCCAAAGTGTCTATAGCAGACTTGATCTGAGTATTTCCCCTAATATTAAATTGAAACCACTGAAATGTAACAACAATTTCTGATGACATCCATTCAAATCCTTTCAAACCATAGCGAAACAGATTGATTAGTTTAGATCAACATTGACAAACATTGGTGGTTTTCTATTTCTTTATGCCTTTACTTTGAAATATCATAAATGGTCACTGTAAAGGTTTAAACAATCGCCAAGGCCTCAATTTGTTAATATGTAGACAGATACATTAATTGGCCTGTTGATTTGATTGATAGTTGCGGAAGCCTCTAATTGAGAAAAAGAGGCGGGAGCGCATCAACTGCAGTCTGGAACAACTGAAAGGAATCATGGTGGATGCATACAACCTGGAtgtgagtacacacacagagatgagaATATTTTGAGAATGCAATTGCAAATTACATTCTTCCTCCCATCTCCTTCTGATTCACACCTCTTACACAGCAATCAAAACTGGAGAAGGCTGATGTACTGGAGGTTACTGTGCAACATATGGAGGGTCTGCAGAAGGGTCACGGTTCAGGTAAGcgcctaaaaacacacacacacacacaccgtcacctCGGAAGACAGTAGTCCACTTGGCTGTTTTTGTTCTTAAAACATTGTTCTAAATTCTAACAGAACATACATAACCTGTTTAAAATTCTTACAGTGATGGAAGCCTTGGAACCTCCCATGATGTGCAGGATTATCATGCGTTGTCAATCATTGAATAATGTCGCCCAATAGGGGTCCTTCACTCTACATATCAATGAGCTCCTATTGGGTCAAATCAGTCAAATGATTGACAACAAGAGACAAACTGGGATTCAAAACAAGCTAGGGAATGGGATAGAAACTCCTTCACTACCCTGATCACACATTTAACGAGTTGATATCAgctgatttgttttatttaaagtTATATAAAGTAATATATTATTTTGACCGATATAAACTTGTTCACAAAGCTCACTGCATATTCATTAGTCCATAATACCATCAATATACTGCATACCCTACTATAAGGTAACTACGCATTGTAGGCCTACTAAACCTGTGAGCTGGTGTTCAACCCTGACTCACCACTTCCCCCTTGTGTTCGTATCTCTCTCTAGGTTCCCCTTCTGGTCCCAGTATAGGATTTGAGTCCCAGCAGCGCTACAGCAGTGGATACATTCAATGTATGCATGAGGTCCACAACCTGCTCAAGAGCTGCCCAGGCATGGACAAGACACTGGGGGCCCGGCTCCTCATCCACCTGCTCAGGTCTTTGCCCCACATCAGCTCTGAGACTGGGAACACTGGTGGCAATGGGACCAATGGTATCAATGGGACTCCGACTAGGGC from Salmo salar chromosome ssa07, Ssal_v3.1, whole genome shotgun sequence includes the following:
- the LOC106609019 gene encoding transcription cofactor HES-6; this translates as MTAFNMGHWGNGRERNFSAKEERKLRKPLIEKKRRERINCSLEQLKGIMVDAYNLDQSKLEKADVLEVTVQHMEGLQKGHGSGSPSGPSIGFESQQRYSSGYIQCMHEVHNLLKSCPGMDKTLGARLLIHLLRSLPHISSETGNTGGNGTNGINGTPTRAIGMSNSNSGCIGGGSPMSGSGSVSPPQSPLSLSSGGGAQSFQSCCLQMPHAKLPMQPSPPPIGSSPLHALCSQVHSGRDGRDQQNSVSSSPPCSPNLPQPGVFHPVPFLTPWGRPLHVEALVKTSRNRQTHTHTFHQVRDPDFFPDPVT